The Pyrococcus kukulkanii genome contains a region encoding:
- a CDS encoding nucleotidyltransferase domain-containing protein, which translates to MLRKVQEDESVRLVMLFGSLARGEVRETSDLT; encoded by the coding sequence ATACTAAGGAAAGTTCAGGAGGATGAATCCGTTAGGTTAGTCATGCTCTTTGGTTCCCTTGCAAGAGGGGAAGTTAGGGAGACAAGTGACCTTACTTGA
- a CDS encoding HEPN domain-containing protein, which produces MRDLEDAKFVFHGKRYNLACFLAQQAAEKALKAYLYYMGEEVVPGNSVSDLCKRAMKYDEEFKRICKAGVLDKYYIPTRYPNGLPGGVPYEAFDESDAKRAIPLAEMVIKFVKDKVEGIQGEGQDREED; this is translated from the coding sequence GTGAGGGATCTTGAAGATGCAAAATTCGTGTTCCATGGAAAAAGGTACAACTTAGCGTGCTTCTTGGCTCAGCAGGCCGCTGAGAAAGCACTAAAAGCTTACCTTTACTATATGGGGGAAGAGGTCGTGCCTGGGAATTCCGTGTCGGATCTCTGCAAGAGGGCTATGAAGTACGACGAGGAATTTAAGAGAATATGCAAGGCAGGTGTCCTGGATAAGTATTATATCCCCACCAGGTATCCAAATGGGCTCCCTGGGGGAGTTCCTTATGAGGCTTTTGATGAGTCCGATGCGAAGAGGGCTATCCCTTTAGCTGAAATGGTTATTAAATTTGTCAAGGATAAGGTAGAGGGGATCCAAGGTGAAGGCCAAGATCGAGAAGAAGATTGA